In Rosa chinensis cultivar Old Blush chromosome 1, RchiOBHm-V2, whole genome shotgun sequence, a genomic segment contains:
- the LOC112176669 gene encoding alpha-soluble NSF attachment protein 2, whose translation MGDQIAKAEDLERKAEKKLGGWGLFGSKYEDAAELFDKAANSYKLAKSWDRAGATYVKLANCHLKTESKHEAATAYVDAAHCYKKTSVNESISCLEQGVNLLCDIGRLNMAARYYKEIAELYESEQNIEKAIDFYERAADFFQNEEVTTSANQCKQKVAQFAAQIEQYPKSIQIYEEIARHSLNNNLLKYGVKGHLLNAGICQLCKGDPVAISNALEKYEDLDPTFSGTREYRFLKDIAASLDEEDVAKFTDVVKEFDSMTPLDSWKTTLLLRVKEKLKAKELEEDDLT comes from the exons ATGGGAGACCAGATAGCTAAGGCTGAAGATTTGGAACGCAAAGCGGAGAAGAAGCTCGGCGGTTGGGGCCTCTTCGGCTCCAAATACGAAGACGCCGCCGAACTCTTCGATAAAGCTGCCAATTCCTACAAGCTCGCCAAATCCT GGGACAGAGCTGGAGCAACATATGTCAAGTTGGCAAACTGTCATTTAAAG ACTGAGAGCAAACATGAAGCCGCCACAGCTTATGTTGATGCTGCACATTGCTACAAGAAAACATCTGTAAATG AGTCCATTTCTTGCTTAGAGCAGGGTGTAAATTTGCTTTGTGATATTGGAAGGCTTAATATGGCTGCAAGATACTATAAG GAAATTGCCGAGTTATATGAATCTGAACAAAACATTGAGAAGGCTATTGACTTCTATGAAAGAGCTGCTGATTTTTTCCAAAATGAAGAAGTAACAACTTCTGCCAACCAGTGCAAGCAGAAAGTTGCTCAATTTGCTGCTCAGATTGAACA ATATCCCAAGTCTATTCAAATTTATGAGGAAATTGCACGGCACTCGCTCAACAACAACTTGCTGAAGTATGGGGTCAAAGGACATCTTCTTAATGCTGGGATATGCCAACTTTGCAAAGGAGATCCTGTTGCAATCAGCAATGCATTAGAGAAATACGAG GATTTGGATCCAACTTTCTCAGGAACAAGGGAGTACAGATTCTTAAAG GATATTGCTGCTTCgcttgatgaagaagatgtTGCTAAGTTCACTGATGTGGTGAAGGAATTTGATAGCATGACCCCACTG GATTCTTGGAAGACCACCTTACTGTTGAGAGTGAAGGAAAAGCTGAAAGCCAAGGAGTTGGAGGAAGATGATCTGACCTAA
- the LOC112173828 gene encoding uncharacterized protein LOC112173828 has translation MGKSLPSSTRLQNLTRIISSDKFSRPPKRPTQVRVSPPQTAKTGNILRVDPEKAVLKMESSEEQRRVPLARVVSDCAKRWFQDTLKEAKGGDSAMQVLVGQMYHSGYGVQKNPEKGHAWISRASRSRRSVWKVSEKQPGYHASDSDSDELEEDAK, from the exons ATGGGAAAGTCACTTCCTTCCTCGACCCGGCTCCAAAACTTGACCCGAATCATCTCCTCCGACAAGTTCTCGCGCCCCCCGAAACGCCCGACCCAAGTCCGGGTTTCGCCGCCGCAAACCGCGAAAACGGGTAATATTCTCCGGGTCGACCCGGAGAAAGCCGTGCTGAAGATGGAGAGCTCCGAAGAGCAGAGACGGGTCCCGCTGGCCCGGGTCGTATCGGACTGCGCCAAGCGGTGGTTTCAGGACACGCTCAAGGAGGCCAAGGGCGGCGACTCCGCAATGCAGGTCTTGGTGGGCCAGATGTATCACAGTGGCTATGGTGttcagaaaaacccagaaaag GGACATGCTTGGATCAGTAGAGCTTCAAGAAGTCGAAGATCGGTTTGGAAAGTAAGCGAGAAGCAACCAG GTTACCACGCAAGTGATTCCGACTCGGATGAATTGGAAGAGGATGCAAAGTAA
- the LOC112174704 gene encoding uncharacterized protein LOC112174704 isoform X1 produces the protein MVSTDNGNQKEEIEGSNGGGVKAPVPLDNLSVSSRNLLSDEKPQRRFHDVISDRVRFLKFGSASARFKRLAMDRDEISRSVASPRGHGFRERISGVFSKKIDWPSLMKMSKEWIREPMNMALFLWIACVAVSGAILFLVMTGMLNHALPKKSQRDAWFEVNNQILNALFTLMCLYQHPKRFYHLVLLCRWKPEDISRLRKIYCKNGTYKPHEWAHMMVVVVLLHVNCFAQYALCGLNLGYKRSERPAIGVGICVSVAIGAPAIAGIYNIVSPLGKDYDMDEEAQLQFTADEAAEKLRLKRLVRRYSFASRDEHRIIEAAPKWTGGILDIWDDISLAYVSLFCSFCVFGWNMDRLGFGNMYVHILTFILFCVAPFWIFNLAAVNIDNETVRESLAVTGIILCVFGLLYGGFWRIQMRKRFNLPSYNFCFGEPAVSDCALWLFCCWCSLAQEVRTGNSYDIVEDKFCKKETDIGSQLPMSPLPREDGVGQLRSGPSSPLGNYSSPTKTGMVGSPSPSRFSKGLYSPDRALSSVKEESHPTGKDETMTAPAPSVIQREAI, from the coding sequence ATGGTTTCGACTGATAATGGAAACCAAAAAGAGGAAATTGAAGGCTCTAATGGTGGTGGAGTGAAGGCTCCAGTTCCCTTGGACAACCTTTCTGTCTCTAGTAGGAATTTGTTAAGCGATGAAAAGCCTCAGAGGAGGTTTCATGATGTTATTTCTGATAGGGTAAGGTTCCTGAAATTTGGCTCTGCATCTGCCAGATTTAAGCGGTTAGCTATGGATAGAGATGAGATTTCACGCTCGGTGGCTTCGCCAAGGGGACATGGTTTCAGAGAAAGGATCAGTGGGGTCTTTTCCAAGAAAATTGATTGGCCTTCGCTCATGAAAATGAGCAAAGAGTGGATTAGAGAACCAATGAACATGGCTCTTTTTCTGTGGATTGCCTGTGTTGCTGTTTCTGgtgcaattttgtttcttgtcaTGACTGGAATGTTGAACCATGCACTACCAAAGAAGTCCCAGAGAGATGCATGGTTCGAGGTGAATAATCAAATTCTCAATGCACTTTTTACTCTTATGTGTTTGTACCAGCATCCAAAGCGATTTTACCACCTTGTACTTCTGTGTAGATGGAAACCAGAAGACATTTCTAGACTCAGAAAGATTTACTGTAAAAATGGGACTTATAAGCCACATGAATGGGCACACATGATGGTTGTTGTTGTTCTGCTCCATGTGAATTGCTTTGCGCAATATGCGCTTTGTGGTTTAAACTTGGGTTACAAAAGATCTGAACGACCAGCCATAGGAGTTGGAATATGTGTATCTGTTGCAATTGGTGCACCTGCAATTGCTGGTATATACAACATTGTCAGTCCCCTTGGGAAGGATTATGACATGGATGAGGAAGCGCAGCTTCAGTTTACCGCTGATGAAGCAGCTGAAAAGTTGAGGTTAAAGCGATTAGTGAGAAGGTATTCTTTTGCATCCAGGGATGAACATCGAATCATTGAGGCTGCCCCAAAATGGACTGGAGGTATACTGGATATTTGGGATGACATTTCTCTTGCATATGTCTCACTGTTCTGTAGCTTTTGTGTATTTGGGTGGAATATGGACAGACTTGGGTTCGGGAACATGTATGTTCATATTCTGACATTTATTCTGTTTTGCGTGGCTCCTTTCTGGATCTTTAACTTGGCTGCTGTTAATATTGACAATGAGACTGTTCGGGAGTCTCTTGCAGTAACTGGCATTATTCTCTGTGTTTTTGGTTTGCTCTATGGTGGCTTTTGGAGGATCCAAATGAGAAAGAGATTTAACTTGCCTTCTTATAACTTCTGTTTTGGTGAACCGGCAGTGTCTGATTGCGCATTGTGGCTTTTCTGTTGTTGGTGTTCTCTTGCTCAGGAAGTGAGGACGGGGAATTCCTATGACATTGTAGAAGATAAGTTTTGTAAAAAAGAAACAGATATTGGGAGCCAGCTACCAATGTCACCCTTGCCCCGTGAAGATGGAGTGGGTCAACTTCGGTCTGGTCCAAGTTCGCCTTTGGGGAACTACTCAAGCCCAACTAAGACCGGCATGGTTGGTTCTCCAAGTCCTAGCAGATTTTCAAAGGGACTGTATAGTCCAGATAGGGCGCTTTCTTCGGTGAAAGAAGAATCTCATCCAACAGGTAAGGATGAAACTATGACCGCACCTGCACCCTCGGTGATACAAAGAGAAGCCATATAG
- the LOC112195327 gene encoding amino acid transporter AVT6C: MTNQQNNDEAGVVTHPLLHDFKTLEGQTSSSSSIQGASFSGAVFNISTTMIGAGIMSIPATMKVLGIIPGFIAILVVAVLTEVTVEFMLRYTNSGKSETYAGMVGESFGPLGSIAVQVCIIITNLGCLIIYFIIIGDVLCGSTQSGGILHLGMLQEWFGIHWWNSRAYALLFIAIFVMLPLVLLRRVDSLRHTSAISILLAVVFVAICSATAIYAVCKGRAHKLRLFPDFAMVSIFDIFTSIPVVVTSFGFHVNVHPIRAELGEPSDMKLAGRISLLICVTIYFSIGFFGYLLFGDSIMADMLVNFDQNSGSTFGQMLNVVVRSSYAMHLLLVFPVMHFSLRANIDELLFPNKPVLAESNSRFLILTCVLLSFSYFVAIAIPNIWYFFQFMGSTTVVCLSFIFPGALILRDGHGISTTKDKIIAILVMVLAVVTSSVAISGNFYTSTQSS, translated from the exons atgacgaaccaGCAAAACAACGATGAAGCCGGAGTGGTCACTCATCCTCTTCTCCATGacttcaaaaccctagaaggtCAAACTTCTTCATCATCCTCCATACAAGGCGCTTCATTTTCCGGCGCCGTTTTCAACATCTCAACCACCATGATCGGAGCCGGAATCATGTCTATCCCGGCCACCATGAAAGTGCTGGGAATAATTCCCGGGTTCATAGCTATCTTAGTAGTGGCTGTCTTGACAGAGGTCACGGTGGAGTTCATGCTAAGGTACACGAACTCCGGCAAGTCGGAAACCTACGCCGGCATGGTGGGGGAGTCGTTTGGACCGTTGGGTTCGATTGCTGTGCAAGTCTGTATCATCATAACCAACCTGGGTTGCCTCATCATTTATTTCATCATCATCG GGGATGTGCTATGTGGGAGTACTCAATCTGGAGGAATTTTGCATTTGGGAATGTTACAAGAATGGTTTGGCATCCATTGGTGGAATTCTCGAGCTTATGCGCTTCTTTTCATTGCTATATTTGTGATGCTTCCATTAGTCTTGTTACGCCGAGTAG ATTCACTTAGGCACACTTCGGCAATATCCATTTTGTTAGCAGTGGTTTTTGTTGCCATATGCTCTGCAACGGCGATTTATGCTGTGTGCAAAGGGAGAGCTCACAAACTGAGACTATTTCCTGACTTTGCAATGGTCTCAATATTTGATATTTTCACCAGTATCCCAGTCGTTGTGACTAGTTTTGGATTCCATGTCAATG TTCATCCAATTAGAGCAGAGCTCGGTGAGCCTTCTGATATGAAGTTAGCTGGTCGGATTTCTCTGCTGATCTGCGTCACCATTTACTTCTCGATTGGCTTCTTTGGCTACCTATTGTTCGGGGACTCAATAATGGCTGACATGCTAGTAAACTTTGATCAAAACTCTGGCTCCACATTCGGGCAGATGCTCAATGTTGTTGTTCGATCAAGCTATGCAATGCACCTCTTGCTGGTGTTCCCCGTTATGCACTTTTCATTAAGGGCCAACATAGATGAACTGCTCTTCCCAAACAAGCCTGTTTTGGCGGAAAGCAACTCAAGATTTCTAATCCTCACTTGTGTCTTGCTCTCATTTTCTTACTTTGTGGCAATAGCTATCCCAAACATATGGTACTTCTTTCAGTTTATGGGATCAACCACTGTGGTTTGCCTCTCATTTATATTCCCTGGTGCTCTCATTCTCAG GGATGGACATGGGATATCAACAACAAAGGACAAGATAATAGCAATATTGGTGATGGTTTTGGCTGTGGTGACGAGCTCAGTTGCAATCTCCGGCAATTTCTACACTTCAACTCAAAGCTCTTAA
- the LOC112171224 gene encoding uncharacterized protein LOC112171224: protein MVGSISSDKVGLTPSLSSPPPSLLTFLARAQNSHTALHPTRSLHRHHSQHATSPPQAIQPFPLVGKTDKNPPSSATQKPQLSLSLLFTFIFPHSSNLLSLSLYIEHPPRGLRLELALSQETDDSSSDSSNHQLVLKLYDALSTRDVATVHAVLAADLEWWFHGPPTHQFLKRLLTGCDNKNDASFQFHPQSVCSVGPVVLVEGCDPEQEISWVHAWTVTDGIITQVREYFNTSLTVTRLGNSTSSAKPTPSKFSKSTSEITSYHCPSVWESSNRVGKSVPGLVLAI from the exons ATGGTGGGGTCGATTTCGTCAGATAAAGTTGGCTTGACTCCCTCACTCTCCTCGCCCCCTCCCTCGCTTCTCACCTTCCTCGCACGCGCCCAAAATTCCCATACGGCACTGCACCCCACACGTTCCCTACACCGACACCACTCACAACACGCCACGTCTCCTCCACAAGCAATTCAACCGTTCCCATTGGTCGGCAAGACCGACAAAAAC CCACCCTCATCTGCAACACAGAaaccccaactctctctctctcttctcttcacaTTCATCTTCCCCCATTCCTCaaatctcctctctctctctctctatattgAGCACCCGCCTCGTGGGCTTAGGCTAGAACTGGCGTTATCTCAAGAAACCGACGATTCTTCTTCCGATTCCAGCAATCACCAGCTGGTTCTGAAACTCTATGACGCCTTGAGCACCCGTGACGTGGCCACCGTGCACGCCGTCCTCGCCGCCGACCTCGAGTGGTGGTTCCATGGTCCGCCGACCCACCAGTTCTTGAAGCGCCTGCTGACCGGCTGCGACAACAAGAACGACGCGTCGTTTCAGTTCCATCCCCAGTCTGTTTGCTCCGTCGGCCCCGTCGTCCTAGTGGAGGGCTGTGACCCAGAGCAGGAGATCTCCTGGGTACACGCCTGGACCGTCACGGATGGGATAATCACCCAGGTCAGGGAGTACTTCAACACTTCCCTCACCGTCACCCGCCTCGGGAACTCCACCAGCTCCGCCAAACCCACCCCATCCAAGTTCTCCAAATCGACGTCCGAGATTACATCGTACCACTGCCCCTCCGTCTGGGAGAGCTCCAACCGGGTCGGGAAGTCGGTTCCGGGTCTGGTCCTCGCAATCTAA
- the LOC112167538 gene encoding uncharacterized protein LOC112167538, producing MALVEDKRAGAEIVHGAQECCQQSIDLLEELGFPKGVLPLQDLVECGRVKETGFVWMKQKAPYEHFFVGSNTRVSYATEVTAYVEKGRMKKMTGIKSKQVFLWVPISEMIMEEPATKKITFNTPMGLGRTFPVTAFMTEEEKQKYLENSNE from the coding sequence ATGGCTCTTGTGGAAGACAAGCGCGCAGGGGCTGAGATTGTGCATGGAGCTCAAGAGTGCTGCCAACAGTCCATAGATCTCTTGGAAGAGCTGGGATTTCCCAAAGGTGTTCTTCCCCTGCAAGACCTGGTGGAGTGTGGAAGGGTGAAGGAAACTGGGTTTGTGTGGATGAAGCAGAAGGCGCCATACGAGCACTTCTTCGTTGGGTCGAACACGCGTGTGAGCTACGCGACTGAGGTGACTGCGTATGTGGAGAAGGGcaggatgaagaagatgactgGGATCAAGAGCAAGCAGGTGTTTCTTTGGGTGCCTATTAGTGAGATGATCATGGAAGAGCCAGCAACCAAGAAGATCACTTTCAATACTCCAATGGGGCTTGGAAGGACTTTTCCGGTCACGGCTTTCATGACCGAGGAGGAGAAGCAGAAGTATCTGGAGAATAGTAATGAGTAA
- the LOC112173274 gene encoding staphylococcal-like nuclease CAN2 yields MGNAFRLLYGHCCKPTTTDSDSLGPHGVSAATVGVSALAHDLFHFENTAQVPEGLNQHVVSSKKAQANWYRKLVESWREARPPPITAEEAARLVIQTLKNHQKADVEGLLAFYGLPLPHTLVQLSAGVPTSLPQGVKFEFQTLPIDAKAVQDGDSVTVYVSTADPRESSCVPSEVQMAAIQRSKAREKKNYTKADALHKKITDAGYRVLQFQNEDVLARKYRIRLRGIDAPEGKMPYGKEARDELVKLLQGKCLRVLVYGLDRYGRVVGDIYSNGIFAQEVMLKKGCAWHYTAYDQRPELAKWEREARVKRVGLWVSSNPEKPWEWRKDRREGR; encoded by the exons ATGGGAAACGCCTTTAGGCTTCTTTACGGTCATTGCTGCAAGCCCACCACCACAGACTCCGATTCTCTTGGCCCCCACGGCGTTTCCGCCGCCACTGTCGGCGTTTCGGCTCTCGCCCACGATCTCTTCCACTTTGAAAACACCGCCCAG GTCCCAGAAGGACTGAATCAGCATGTAGTTTCATCCAAGAAAGCTCAAGCTAACTG GTATAGAAAACTAGTTGAGAGCTGGCGAGAAGCGAGGCCGCCACCAATAACAGCTGAAGAAGCAGCTAGGCTTGTTATTCaaaccctcaagaatcaccaAAAGGCTGATGTTGAG GGATTATTGGCTTTCTATGGTCTCCCTCTTCCTCATACACTGGTCCAACTTTCGGCTGGGGTCCCAACTTCATTGCCTCAAGGAGTAAAGTTTGAATTCCAGACACTACCG ATTGATGCAAAAGCAGTTCAAGATGGCGATTCAGTGACAGTCTATGTAAGTACAGCAGATCCCAGGGAGTCATCATGTGTTCCGAGCGAGGTACAGATGGCGGCCATCCAAAGATCAAAAGCTCGCGAGAAGAAGAATTATACCAAGGCAGATGCACTTCACAAAAAGATCACTGACGCTGGATACCG GGTATTGCAATTTCAAAACGAGGATGTCCTTGCACGAAAGTATAGGATTCGACTGAG GGGTATAGATGCACCAGAGGGTAAAATGCCTTATGGAAAAGAAGCCAGAGATGAGCTGGTTAAGCTTCTTCAGGGAAAGTGTTTGAGGGTCCTTGTCTATGGGTTAGATCGTTATGGCCGTGTTGTAGGTGACATATATAGCAATGGCATATTTGCACAG GAAGTTATGCTGAAGAAGGGTTGTGCATGGCATTACACAGCCTATGACCAACGCCCGGAACTTGCAAAA TGGGAGAGAGAAGCTCGAGTGAAGCGAGTTGGGTTATGGGTTTCATCAAACCCTGAGAAGCCATGGGAATGGAGAAAAGATAGACGTGAAGGCAGATGA
- the LOC112174704 gene encoding uncharacterized protein LOC112174704 isoform X2: MHYQRSPREMHGSRWKPEDISRLRKIYCKNGTYKPHEWAHMMVVVVLLHVNCFAQYALCGLNLGYKRSERPAIGVGICVSVAIGAPAIAGIYNIVSPLGKDYDMDEEAQLQFTADEAAEKLRLKRLVRRYSFASRDEHRIIEAAPKWTGGILDIWDDISLAYVSLFCSFCVFGWNMDRLGFGNMYVHILTFILFCVAPFWIFNLAAVNIDNETVRESLAVTGIILCVFGLLYGGFWRIQMRKRFNLPSYNFCFGEPAVSDCALWLFCCWCSLAQEVRTGNSYDIVEDKFCKKETDIGSQLPMSPLPREDGVGQLRSGPSSPLGNYSSPTKTGMVGSPSPSRFSKGLYSPDRALSSVKEESHPTGKDETMTAPAPSVIQREAI; the protein is encoded by the exons ATGCACTACCAAAGAAGTCCCAGAGAGATGCATGGTTCGAG ATGGAAACCAGAAGACATTTCTAGACTCAGAAAGATTTACTGTAAAAATGGGACTTATAAGCCACATGAATGGGCACACATGATGGTTGTTGTTGTTCTGCTCCATGTGAATTGCTTTGCGCAATATGCGCTTTGTGGTTTAAACTTGGGTTACAAAAGATCTGAACGACCAGCCATAGGAGTTGGAATATGTGTATCTGTTGCAATTGGTGCACCTGCAATTGCTGGTATATACAACATTGTCAGTCCCCTTGGGAAGGATTATGACATGGATGAGGAAGCGCAGCTTCAGTTTACCGCTGATGAAGCAGCTGAAAAGTTGAGGTTAAAGCGATTAGTGAGAAGGTATTCTTTTGCATCCAGGGATGAACATCGAATCATTGAGGCTGCCCCAAAATGGACTGGAGGTATACTGGATATTTGGGATGACATTTCTCTTGCATATGTCTCACTGTTCTGTAGCTTTTGTGTATTTGGGTGGAATATGGACAGACTTGGGTTCGGGAACATGTATGTTCATATTCTGACATTTATTCTGTTTTGCGTGGCTCCTTTCTGGATCTTTAACTTGGCTGCTGTTAATATTGACAATGAGACTGTTCGGGAGTCTCTTGCAGTAACTGGCATTATTCTCTGTGTTTTTGGTTTGCTCTATGGTGGCTTTTGGAGGATCCAAATGAGAAAGAGATTTAACTTGCCTTCTTATAACTTCTGTTTTGGTGAACCGGCAGTGTCTGATTGCGCATTGTGGCTTTTCTGTTGTTGGTGTTCTCTTGCTCAGGAAGTGAGGACGGGGAATTCCTATGACATTGTAGAAGATAAGTTTTGTAAAAAAGAAACAGATATTGGGAGCCAGCTACCAATGTCACCCTTGCCCCGTGAAGATGGAGTGGGTCAACTTCGGTCTGGTCCAAGTTCGCCTTTGGGGAACTACTCAAGCCCAACTAAGACCGGCATGGTTGGTTCTCCAAGTCCTAGCAGATTTTCAAAGGGACTGTATAGTCCAGATAGGGCGCTTTCTTCGGTGAAAGAAGAATCTCATCCAACAGGTAAGGATGAAACTATGACCGCACCTGCACCCTCGGTGATACAAAGAGAAGCCATATAG